DNA from Pseudophryne corroboree isolate aPseCor3 chromosome 7, aPseCor3.hap2, whole genome shotgun sequence:
tggttcaagctcctgttcaaaaatgatgctccgaaatcaacttctgtcacctcagtgatacattttgggatggtacctaaagtttaaagcagaaattgggacttttggaaatttcatttttgaccaaaatcgatgggtccatagcttagtgaatttctttacaacacaaaatggttgaagctcctgttcaaaaattatgctccgaaatcaacttctgtcactttagtgatacattttggaatagtacctaaagtttcaacaagaaattggggccctttttgaattttaatttttttttttaaatcggggccggggcttagggattttctcatacgccacaaaacggtccaagctcatgttcaaaaatcatgctccgaaatcaacttctgtcacctcagtgatacattttgcgatggtacctaaagtttagagcagaaattggggcacttttggaattttcatttttgaccaaaattgatgggttcgggccttagggaattagtcataagccgcaaaacggtccaagatcctgttcaaaaatcatgctctgaaatcatattctgtcacctcagtgatacattttgggatggtacctaaagtttaaagccaaaattggggcacttttggaattttatattttgaccaaaatcgatgggtccgtggcttagtgaatttctttacaacacaaaattgttcaagctcctgttcaaaaattatgctccgaaatcaacttctgtcacctcagtgatacattttgcgatggtaactaaagtttaaagcagaaattggggcacttttggaattttcatttttgagcaaaatcgaagggtccgtccgggtcttagggaatttctcatatgacacaaaacagtccaagcttctgttcaaaaatcatgctccgaaatcaacttctgtcacctcagtgatacattttgggatggtacctaaagtttaaagcagaaattgggacacttttggaattttcatttttgaacaaaatcgatggaatttctcatatgccacaaaatggtccaagctcctgttccaaaattatgctccgaaatcaacttctgtcacttaagtgatacattttggaatagtacctaaagtttcaacaagaaattggggcccttttggaattttcattttttctaaaaattgggtccggggcttagggaatttctcatacgccacaaaacggtccaagctcctgttcaaaaatcatgctccgaaatcaacttctgtcacctcagtgatacattttgcgatggtacctaaagtttagagcagaaattggggcccttttggaattttcatttttgaccaaaattgatgggttcggggcttagggaatttctcatatgccacaaaacggtccaagctcctgttcaaaaatcatgctccgaaatcaacttctgtcacctcagtgatacattttgcgatggtacctaaagtttaaagcagaaattggggcacttttggaattttcatttatgagcaaaatcgatgggtcaggggcttagggaatttctcatatgccacaaaacggcccaagctcctgttcaaaaatcatgctctgaaatcaacttttgtcacctcagtgattcattttgggatgatacctaaagtttaaagcagaaattggggcattgccagatttatatggcaataccctatagaagcctatgggcttcttaccgcatcccaCCACCTCGTACCTGACTGCAGCCAGCCTCGTCAGTCCCGGATCCTAGCCTCTTCCTGCCCCAGCAACACAGCCTGCTGTGCTTCTGGCTGTAgggaggaggagcctgggactgaCAGTAGACATCACCTCCCAGgactgggagatgacggagaccAGAGGGGACCCCCGCACACCCTCTCCTCCGGACCACCAGTTATCACAGGGGGCCTCTGGCATCGcattgtgatactaatcgcatGTTAGTACacatgcgattagcatcgctgtgATGTCCGGCGATGGCCCCCGATTAGTATTAGTAAATCTCGCCCAATTAAAAGAGATGTTCAAAATTAAGAGAAGCCTGTAAATGCATAAAAATATATAACCGGTTTGAAATTCAATGACAAAGTAAGCACAGATATGGTATCAGTAACAGGGGTGCATCATGTCATGTGTTCCTAACGGATAGATTGCTTTCTCTTGACTTGTACAGTAGTTGTGATCTAAAAATTGCTGACTGTTTAGTCTCCATTATGAAAATACTGCATTCTGCACTAAACATATTTTAAGAGTCATAATAGAAATAAGGCAACAATAAATTATGTAAAATCAATGCATTTATTTGTTGTCATATATTAACAGTTTACACAATGAGGCTCATTTACTAACACTGCActtacatgcaaaacatgcaccgaaCCATAGCAGTTACCTGGATATGCTGTTTCATGGTCTAACTTGCACTAGACAGATACAGGCCCAATTGCTAATGAGTTATGGTGATTTGGTGCAAATTCTGCAACTGAATGCAATGTTAGTAAATGAGCGCAAGTGTTTTGCAAGATGATTCAACAGTCATTTAACAATTTCATAAAAAAATGGTACAAAATGCAGTGCAAATATCTAAGCGTAAAATAAGTGTACATTTCTTAACAAAATGAAAGGAATATGTTTGTAAAAGACACATATTTTctataaataattttttattattattcatataTTTTGAGTTTATGCCATCCGTATCGCCCTCGTAAAGAAACTTCATATAATTGCATGTAAAAAATGCATTGAATCCAGTGCCGGATTACCAAGTAGACAGAGTAGGCACCCACCTAAGGAGCCCCAGgacaatggatcaaaataatattgatttgatcttgaaagaaaattacaatcactCTTTTTTAAATTGTTTCTAAATGATAGAaaaaaattaatcaactcaaagaaGTTGCAtggagataaattggagagagataaagtaccagccaatcagctcctaactgccatgttacaggctggatttgaaaaatgacagataggagctggttggctggtattttatctccgtccactttaaacTTTAAAGACTCTATAGTGAAATACTGTATTCATGTAATGTGCCAACTTAAAGTATATAACCCGTAGGCTTCACATTCAAATtagtttccagatcgtagactgtgggttggtaaaattaaaaacgtcTTAGGAAATAATTTGGGAGGGGGCCCCGAGATTTCGACTACCTAGGGGCCTCAGGGTTTAATCCGGCACTGACAGAATCTATAAAACCCAAAAACAAGCACACTATTGTAGACCCATGTTAGTATTCCAGACATGGTACTTCTTTGAAGTACAGTATAAATTCATCATTTGGATAGACAAGCCTATAAACTACCCATCATCTTCATTGTTACACCTTTACCGTCTTCATTGCTGGAATATATTTCAAACACATCCCTATGTTGCCCCATCCCCCTCCTCTATGATAACATTGCTGCACATTTGTTATATTGTATTGATGCCCCAAAATTGCGATGATTAGGATAGTGGGTAAGGCTGAACCAGGGTTGTTTTTATGACTACTCCAAATTGGGCCCTAGTTTGTTGGGGCCCACTATCATTAGGGACCCCTCCAGACAAAGAATGTGGGTGCTAGAGTTTAAAGACCTCCACAGTCCAGATAAGGGGTAACAGGAAGATTGATTGTTGGATATTTTGTCACGCTAAAAGGTGGAACCAACCTTTAAAATATGATCAATGACAACTGTGGTTTCAGCAAATACAAAACACGTGTCATGTACCATAAACAGCAAGTGTCTATTTTGTATCATAATTCATTATACCCAAATATAAAAGATAAcagtacattgtgatgttacacatAGCTAAACAATGAAGATACTTTAATTAAAGAGCCCCCTAGCATTTTGGATACATTTTTTCTTCTGGTTGTATTCATGCAAAATTCTTCTTCAATCCCTGGAGAGCAGATCAAGGGTGAGGTGTGAATTAGGAACTCACGGGCCTGGGAACGATGTGGTAGTGCCAAAACATCTAAAAACAACAGTTTTAAGTGATGGTCTTCTACAGGTCAGTGGTACTTACCTAAGTCTCTGACACACATTAACTAAACGTGATGGATGAGTTCTGGCAGCAAATATTAATGCAACACTATACATGGGTCTTCATGGGAAACTTGATCTCATGTGGGGGTACTACGTGAAATCCCTAATTTATTTTGTAAAATACAGAAAGAACACAGAACACATTGGGGGACAGTTATCAAAACCGGCACACAGGACACATAAAAAATGTGCTATAACCTATTGCAGTCAAGTTTGTACTAGACAAAACAGATGTAGAATATAATTGGTTACTATTGATTACAGCATAACCTTTGCCCAGTTACACAAATTGCATAGATTATGGCTATTGTGCTGTTGTACAGCAGTTTTCAGCCTTGGCGAAGTTGGGTTGCTTTCCTCTTACTTTATCATGTGGTATAGTTATTGGGACTTCTCATACATGGGATCTGCCCTTGCCTGGTCCATTTCTTGTAGTAATCAAGTgtaattagggggagatgtatcaaaccttccaaagaggATAGGGGAAGACGTTGCACATATGAACCTATGAGCTTCCAGCTCTGTTTATAGGATGTACTTAATAAATGATATCTAGAAAgtgattggttgccatcggcaacttctcctctagtcctctttagaaggtttgaagtTGACCAATATTTTTGGAATGATGCTCTTTTACTTAACTTGAGGGCATATATTTCACTTTAGAAAAGAGAATGTAAAGGAATTAGAGACGGCAGCTGTGAGTGTATAGGTGTAAAAATTATTGTATGGGGAACATGTGGAATAGGCACAGGGATATGGCACAGGACAGAATTTGCCACCATGGGTACTTGGGGTGAAGAGGGAAATGTATCTTCCGCACACAAGCCTGGTTCCATTGTTATTTGATAGAATGGAGTTCTTGAGATGCTTTGCGTTTGTGGACACAGAAATGGCTGTTGAGGACCAATAAATGTAACTCTACCAACAGAGGCAGCTACAAATGGAACCGCTAGCTGCTGTGGTACTCTGTGCTGTAAGCTAGATACGGAGGCAGAACAGAAATGTGGCTCTAAGGGTACTGGATATACTGTAGCATAAGTCTGGATTGTTCCTGTAGGAATTATTAATTTAAACCTGCTGGGAAGTACATTAGGCTGAGGATTTGGACCATATCCAACCTTTTGATGATGTTGAAGTTTCTTAGAATATATCTCTGGAAGATGGGTCTGTTGGCAAGGATGGGTTACATGAGACAGCAGCTGCTCTGTAATAGATGTTTTGGTGTGTACGTGTGGTTCTTTTGCTGGTGATGTTTGGATTTCTCTAGCATGTGAATTAACTTGCACAACATTTTTCCTTTGCTTGTTGCAAGCTTGTCTCAACGGTGATGCTGAGCGACTTCTGTACTGTTGCGTTAGCTCAGAGTCACATTGTAGGAGGGATTCCGTTGGTTCACAGTCTGTTACTGTGAGGGAATTGCCTTCATCAGTCGCATGAGTGATGCTTTTCCCAGCTGAACAAAATGGAGTTTGACTGTCCTGCTTTAAATCAAGCAAACTCTTACATAATTGGTCTAATTTATTTTCTACGACTTGCTTTATCTTTTCTATTTTCTCAAGGAAATCATTTGCCTTTAGAGACTCTTTATCTAGCTCATAGTAGTTGTGGGACAGACATTCCTCTGTTTCGTAGGAAGAAGATTTATGTTCAGGTAGTTTGCAGTGTAAGTTTTTTCTTGCATTGTTACCTTTCCTTTCATTAACTGCTTGAACATTTTTTAGACTAATGGGCTTAGACACAGTTGAAATGTTTTGTTCTGGGAAAACAACCAGTCGAGAAGATGATACATTTTTACAGAGCCGGGGTCTCTTAAAGGACATCTCAATTTCATCAACGACAGATCGACGTGTTCTTTTGAAAGTACAACTATGGTTTAAAAATGTTTCATGTTTTTCATTAGAGCCTATTTTGTCAGAACTCCAGCTACAAATTGTTTTAGAATAAGCTATGTTTTGAGAGCAATGATTTAGTTGCAAGAGTTTTGATTGGTAATTAAAAGACCCTGTGTACTTGCTGTGTTCGTTTTCTATTTGATTGGCAAACCCCCTTTCATGATCTATGTTCCAAACCGCACATTCTCGTTTGATCTGCAGTGTTGGTCTTCTTAACAATTCTCTTTCTTTGTGCTGTGTCCCAGCATGTGGCAGCTGACGGGAAAATGTAAATTTTTTTAATGAGCAAAATAAGTCTTTTGATCTAACATGTTGTTGTAAATTTTTCGAGACTCTTTGAGCATCTCCATTTATATAACAACGTTGCCTTTGTGTGGACCCTCTTCTTACTTTTACTTTATACTTGCATTTCCTTCGTCTACTTCCTTTTTGCTTTGTACTGCAAGACTTTTTGTGACTTTTTCTCTTTTCAAATTCATAATCATCATCCATAAGGTACCTTGAAATGTTGTGCTTTTGATCCTCTTTAATACTGCAGATTACACTGTAACATTTCAGATTGCCTGGAGTATTTGTCATATTAGAACATGTGTGTATTGTGTCGTTATTGACCTCTGTAACAACAGAGTCACAACTCAATCTACGACTGGCACTGTCAACTGTATTTGGGCAATATTCTCTAGACTGGTTTGGCAAATTGTTGCTCTGGCAAATCTGTTGATTTTTGTGATCTATTGCTTTGGATGACCTAAAGTCGAAATGTAGAGGGTTACAGCTGTATGAGACTGACGGTTGCGTGTAGGTGTACTTCATCATCTCAGAAGGCCATTGAAGAACTTTTGAGCCATCTCTTCTTTGCACGGGATGAAATGCCTCATTTGGCCTCATATGTGGCATCTCATTCATTTGCGTTAATCTTTCATCCTCATTTGATGATAAAAGGATGTCAAAAACATTGTCTGTAGGACTTTCATGAGGTTTACTTCCTGCATCATCACCGCCTAATATCGCTTGGTCAACATGAATATCACTACTTGTTTCTTCCAGGAGATCGGTATCCAACTTTTGGTATCCTACTGACAGTTGCTCATCATCAACCTGATGTTCACCCACACTTGGTTCCAAATCAGTGAATGTATCTGTTTTTGAAGGTTGTGCTTGAGCATCACAGTCTAAAGGCACTTTAACCTGACAAACATCGGAGGATAATTTAGATCTCATCTCACTTTCATGCGATTGTTTCTGATTTGGCTCCTGAGGAGCATATATTGTAGATGGTTGCTTTTCAGGCATTGTCAAAGATTTCTCATCACAATTTAGGTATGAAGTTGCATTTATAGGCAAAGGAGAGTGAACACTAAATGACCTAGGCACAAATCCACTTCTCTTTTCCAAGCCATGACCACCCGAATTGTCTTCGTTGAACTCATAGAAAACCGCAGCTGAAGCTTCAAGCTTAACCGGGGTCTTTTTGGGAAATGCAAAGGAGAAACTTATTTTATGTTTGTTGTCTTTTTGAATGTGCTTATGATGGTTTTGGTTATCAGTTTGTGAGCTCTCAGAACTTGACAAAAGGATAGATGCTATATTTGTGTCATTATGAATACTTGTGAGGGAGGTCAGCTGTGGGTTGTCACTTTCCGCAGAGTGGACAATAGTGCTTTGAAGACTCCCGTGTACATGATCATGAACAGTCACCGTTGTTGATTTGAACATGGGACCACTTCCTGgagcactttgaaaaaaaaaaagaacaaaatcacAATAATTATATCGTAATAGTTATCACTTCTAAGTACTAGTGCAACGCTATATGATTTCAGAGCAAGGTTATCAATATTTAACATATCTACATTACACACCATGCATATAAATGGGATATCCATCATAATAATAACCAGCACATTTAGACGGTATTGTGTAGTTTAGAGGAAATAATACATTTAACTGTAGTACTTATAAAAATCGAATATTAATAATTTAAGTTAATTTCCAATTTTACTACTAAAAATTTACCATTTAAAAATACATCAGCCAGTTGCTTAGAAATTAGCATTTTAAATGTTCACACAACTTGGTATTGTTACAAGAATAGCAATGGGTTCCTTAGACAGAGGGTTCATTAAACCCTATCAAAGGTTGAAAACTAAAAGCATATTCATATGTATGGAGTTGACTGAGTAGAAATAAAAGACATAACTGTTCACAGCAGGATCTTCTGAGGCTGCCTATGCCTGCAGGAGTCCCACTCCACTCTGATAATTGATCACTTGTTTCATACAGGCCGATTATGTGTCAGTGCTACACCGCAGTGAATTTCATACCTCATGCAAAAGGGGCATCAATTTTGGTAGATGTAGGTGGATTTCAAATTGTAAGCACTAATTGGGATGTTTCTCATAGTTATTTTCTTCTTCTAAATCAAATAATTATTATGATTTCAGTGCGGGTGACATTTCTGGGCAACAGGAAATTTCCCTAAGTGCGCCACTGCACAGAAACTCCAGGGACTGTCCTATTAATTTAACCTCAGTGAAGTTATCATTTGGCATTTACAGTATTGCAGTATTTGCGTTCTCTTCTTTTTCATTTTATACCTATTAGACAGATCATTATGTTGCGGTCAGGTCATAGAGGGAGCAGCATACCCATATAAAATGACcaataaatgtattttttatatttgtagAGTTATATTATATTTAACAGCTACTGAGTATTTAGTATTCATTTGTTAATAAATACATTTGCAGCATATGGAAAATTTACAAatggaaaataaaaaatataggGCTGGAGGCCCTATGATCCACCCATGCTACAGAAACCCCTTTGCTATGTCACAGGCTATATGTGTACTGCTCCAAAGTCTTCTTATTAGTCATGGAGAAAGGAAACATTTTTAGTTAACTTGAGGACCATATACCTATACCGCCTGGGACACGCGTCTTGATGGTGGAACCATTGCTGCCCTGGTGGCACTTCTATTTGGCTTGTGGGGTTCCTGGAACAGCAGCCTGCAGTCTGGGGAGCTGCCTTGCAAGGCCTTAGAATGATCTGTATTTCGTATTGGTCAGCGCGCTCTGTAAGGGATACCTGGGGATTGTTTGGTTTGAGGTGTGGGTAATAACCAGTGGGGTGATGTGTTGTCTGTGTACCTTATGTGAAGAGATGCGGTAATGACCACTCAGTGTTAGTTATGTCACAATGTTTTATTTGTGATATAGCCGGATTTGAGTCTCAATGTCAGTAAGTGAATGTCCCAGGCTGGCTCACCActtttcaggtgtgtcctgcagactaccctttttttccagtataccctcctgatggtatactgatgaggctacagctcaggtaaaatgtcaggtgtgccctaagggccacctttaccataggtgtggttaaTCCTATGTGTCTTCTGATGCTGTTTCTATTATTGAggtttatggtgtgactagtgcggcgtcccgcctgtcagacccttctGATGTGCGGCAATGAGTGGTGTGGTCATAAGCTGTGTTGTACACACTTACCGCCGGGGCAGgtgctgcctgccgccggtgaccgagtCTTTGCCGTCCTCAAGCCTGTTTTCCTGCGCCTGCTCTCTCTGCGTGTCCTCCGTGTCTCAGAGACCGTGCACCTTAACTGCAGTTGCCGGTCTCCTTCGTCTTCAGTCCCGTCCTGTGGCTTCCTGTTTCGCGTatcacgtgccgggtcacgtgagcgcgctgtaCACAGAAAGTGCCGAtgcgtctccttctccagccggagagaggagaatgATTGTAGGCAATGTAGATAGTAATGTCTGtaggtcccaacgcgtttcagcacgagtGCCTTTTTCTAGGGTTATACGTGTAGTGTTCCGTGGCTGTTTTATGCTGTGGTCGCTTTCCTGATTGGTCCTTCCTTAGCATCCCATTCTCTACTCTGATTGGGCGGGGGATACGTCAATCATCTGGATTATATGTCCGTGGTTGGATGTGTGATTCTTTCAATCATGTACAATCAGAGTAGAGaatataaaatgaaaataaaaatgaaccAGAAGTCTCACCCAAATATTATGCACTAAGACTGTCCTTAATGTTTACATTGCTAATGTTTACAAACCAAGGGTCTGTGCAATATCTTTTTAATCAAATTTTATATGTTTTTGTATGTTTTGAGCCATGATaaatgcactgtgtcactttaacaTCATGGTTGTCTAGAATAAAAGCATCTGTCTTGTTGTCATAAACTAGACTGTATTTCATGACCATTGTTTCATCTCTGGAAAATTAGCGCACATCCTTGATACCTTTTTTTCCTTTATTAATTCTGTAAATTgacatatggtgtttgtatgtcaCTTGGCAATCAAAGTGTGCTGCTTTTCTTCCCTGAGTGCGCAAAAGTCCACCTGACTCATTCGTCTATGTATCAAgataaatatacagatgtgtcctctttcatccttgctgcagtcacgctaaacggcCCTATAAGTCGtgccatgccgtggcgggactcggtagcgcagagcgtcttttgctgcgaaaatgtgtcttagatgcaagacaatgcaataggacgcatgagcagcttctgctgattaaaatgatatgcagcatgcctatattctactgtatgtgtgactgcgactgaatttgcatacaaaatgctatgctacactgTTTTGAAATGCGATGCAGAAAAGGACATTTGAATCATCCACTGTCATCGCATTTCAAAACATGCCATGATAACTGTGAATTGAAAATAAAAAGGTTCATTGGCATAGAACAAG
Protein-coding regions in this window:
- the ZNF804A gene encoding zinc finger protein 804A, with the translated sequence MKRRNPPVYQRPACHRRRTGSSSSSGTAAAALAAAGGELPGQTRTPPAHRARTPHEEHPGDMECYYIVISSSHQSKGHCRNIKGVFRGPLTGSKTLDLSEKENTRQNALESLKANFYCELCDKQYYKHQEFDNHINSYDHAHKQRLKELKQREFSRNVSSKLRRNERKQKKYLQRFRKSSDYKRQTTCAPGSGPMFKSTTVTVHDHVHGSLQSTIVHSAESDNPQLTSLTSIHNDTNIASILLSSSESSQTDNQNHHKHIQKDNKHKISFSFAFPKKTPVKLEASAAVFYEFNEDNSGGHGLEKRSGFVPRSFSVHSPLPINATSYLNCDEKSLTMPEKQPSTIYAPQEPNQKQSHESEMRSKLSSDVCQVKVPLDCDAQAQPSKTDTFTDLEPSVGEHQVDDEQLSVGYQKLDTDLLEETSSDIHVDQAILGGDDAGSKPHESPTDNVFDILLSSNEDERLTQMNEMPHMRPNEAFHPVQRRDGSKVLQWPSEMMKYTYTQPSVSYSCNPLHFDFRSSKAIDHKNQQICQSNNLPNQSREYCPNTVDSASRRLSCDSVVTEVNNDTIHTCSNMTNTPGNLKCYSVICSIKEDQKHNISRYLMDDDYEFEKRKSHKKSCSTKQKGSRRRKCKYKVKVRRGSTQRQRCYINGDAQRVSKNLQQHVRSKDLFCSLKKFTFSRQLPHAGTQHKERELLRRPTLQIKRECAVWNIDHERGFANQIENEHSKYTGSFNYQSKLLQLNHCSQNIAYSKTICSWSSDKIGSNEKHETFLNHSCTFKRTRRSVVDEIEMSFKRPRLCKNVSSSRLVVFPEQNISTVSKPISLKNVQAVNERKGNNARKNLHCKLPEHKSSSYETEECLSHNYYELDKESLKANDFLEKIEKIKQVVENKLDQLCKSLLDLKQDSQTPFCSAGKSITHATDEGNSLTVTDCEPTESLLQCDSELTQQYRSRSASPLRQACNKQRKNVVQVNSHAREIQTSPAKEPHVHTKTSITEQLLSHVTHPCQQTHLPEIYSKKLQHHQKVGYGPNPQPNVLPSRFKLIIPTGTIQTYATVYPVPLEPHFCSASVSSLQHRVPQQLAVPFVAASVGRVTFIGPQQPFLCPQTQSISRTPFYQITMEPGLCAEDTFPSSPQVPMVANSVLCHIPVPIPHVPHTIIFTPIHSQLPSLIPLHSLF